One genomic window of Amphiura filiformis chromosome 3, Afil_fr2py, whole genome shotgun sequence includes the following:
- the LOC140147425 gene encoding beta-lactamase domain-containing protein 2-like has product MGFWAKAFVLCVVAVVASLVVRVMQKDKLPIIIDGTVQPGFEEVLEAFRANFESGDVEPREGGSAFAAYYKGKQVVNIWGGYADYESSQPWRHDTMAIVFSVTKGMAALCMAMLVDKGYLDYDQKVVHYWPEFGQNGKENITVRQLLHHEAGLALIDTPITIDLMMNYDELGKALAKSPPIWEPGTTHGYHAFTFGLYASQLLTRADPKKRTLGVYFRDEVAKPFGIEFYIGLPKELNYRVARFFTDGGDLNGVKSFLRSQMDPINRQITWGMVTGQNKVKDVFGNAADASDFYKFNDPRNREFECPSVTGIGTAEALAKVYGIIANGGKTTDGKQFLSEKLIKMIEEGGTPLLEDYAIGIPSRYSYGFRPLHISCTQDREMLGHPGLGGSNAYADSKYRLGVGFVTRYASPYGLGNDPRFTSVRDALYRAIQKDEG; this is encoded by the exons ATGGGATTCTGGGCTAAAGCCTTCGTGCTGTGTGTTGTTGCTGTTGTGGCGTCTCTTGTTGTTAGAGTAATGCAAAAAGATAAACTCCCTATTATCATTGACGGGACAGTGCAGCCTGGATTCGAAGAGGTTCTCGAAGCTTTCAG GGCTAACTTTGAAAGCGGCGATGTTGAACCACGGGAAGGGGGATCAGCATTTGCAGCATATTACAAAGGAAAGCAAGTGGTAAACATATGGGGAGGATACGCTGATTATGAGTCCTCACAACCATGGAGACATGATACCATGGCTATTGTATTCTCCGTAACAAAAG GAATGGCAGCTTTGTGTATGGCTATGCTTGTAGATAAAGGCTATCTTGACTATGATCAAAAGGTAGTACACTACTGGCCTGAGTTTGGACAGAATGGCAAAGAAAACATCACAGTCAGACAGCTGCTTCATCACGAG GCCGGTTTGGCGCTCATAGATACACCCATAACCATTGATCTTATGATGAACTACGATGAACTTGGCAAAGCATTGGCAAAAAGCCCGCCAATTTGGGAGCCTGGAACTACTCATGGCTATCATGCATTTACATTTGGTCTTTACGCCAGTCAACTTCTGACACGAGCGGACCCGAAAAAGAGGACGTTAGGAGTATATTTCCGTGATGAAGTAGCTAAACCATTCG GTATAGAATTCTACATTGGCCTTCCAAAAGAGTTGAACTACAGGGTAGCACGATTTTTCACAGATGGGGGAGATTTAAATGGGGTCAAGAGTTTCTTAAGAAGTCAGATGGACCCGATAAATAGACAGATTACTTGGGGAATGGTGACAGGACAAAATAAAGTGAAAGATGTCTTCGGAAATGCCGCAGATGCATCAGAT TTCTACAAATTTAATGATCCTCGGAACAGAGAGTTCGAGTGCCCGTCAGTAACAGGTATTGGAACCGCTGAAGCACTGGCTAAAGTTTACGGCATAATCGCAAATGGTGGGAAAACAACCGATGGAAAGCAGTTTCTTTCTGAGAAGCTTATCAAGATGATAGAGGAAGGAGGAACCCCATTGTTGGAGGATTATGCAATAGGAATACCATCAAGATACAGCTATGGATTTCGTCCCTTACATATCAG TTGCACACAGGATAGAGAAATGTTGGGTCATCCTGGATTAGGTGGAAGTAATGCGTATGCTGATTCGAAGTATCGCCTTGGTGTGGGATTTGTCACGAGATATGCGTCACCGTATGGTCTTGGAAACGATCCTAGATTTACTTCAGTAAGGGATGCACTTTATCGAGCAATACAAAAGGATGAAGGATGA